A segment of the Dehalococcoidia bacterium genome:
CGACATCCTGCGGGACACCCTTGACCCGCGCTTGCGCGGGAGGCAGTCAAGCCCATGAATTCATCGACGCTCGGGGCAGGCTTTGTCGAACCATGGGGGCGGACCAACCGACGGTTTTCGGGATAGGCGCTTAGGAAGAAGTTTAGGACAGGTAAATGTCTTACACGATGGTCACCTTTGAACGGCGCGACCGGGTGGCGTGGCTCACGCTCAATCGGCCTCAGGCCATGAACTCTCTGCATCCGGACATGGTGGAGGAGATGCACGCGGCCCTGGATCAGGTAGCTCTGGACCAGACGCTGCGGGCGCTGATCATCTCTGGCGGCGGCGGAAAGGCGTTTTGCGCGGGGGCGGACCTCAAATTCATTGAAGCGGCCCTCCACGACCTCCGGCCTTTCAAGGCCTACGTGCGGCGTCTCAATGAGGCTCTCTTTCGGCTGGAGGCGCTGCCCATCCCGGTCATAGCCGTGGTGCGCGGCTTCGCCCTGGCGGGTGGCCTGGAGCTGCTTCTGGCCTGCGATTACACGCTGGCTGCCGAAACCGCCAAGATAGGCGATCAGCACCTGAACTTTGCGCTTCTGCCTGGCGCGGGGTCCAGCCAGCGGCTGCCCCGGCGCATTGGCCTGCAACGCGCCCTGTACCTCATCACGACGGGCGCGCGTCTCTCCGGCAAAGAGGCCCAGGAGTGGGGTATAGTTCTGCGGGCCGTGCCCGAAGAGAGCCTTGACGCCGAGGTGGAGCGCCTGCTCGACGCGCTGCGCACGAAAAGCCGCGACGCGCTGAGCGCCGTGAAGCGCGCTGTCCGCAACGGCCTGGAAATGCCTCTGCGCCAGGGCGTGGACTACGAGGGCGAGGTGTTGCTGGCCCACATGGAAACGTCACAGGACGTGCGACGCGGGCTGCAGGCATTCCTTGAAAAGCGCCCTGTTTCTTTCTGAACAGAGGGGTTAAGATTTGGGGGAGTCCGGGGACTTCCCCGATTCCTCCCTGAGCTTGCGGTGGAATTCCGCTTCCTGCTTCCGGATGGCCCAGAAACGCGGCTTCCGCTTCTCCAGGAAGGCCATCGCCCCCTCCTTCCCCTCGGGCATGTCGAACCAGTCGGGGTACATCATGCCGGAAACTACGCCCAGCTCCGGGAACATGTCCATTTCCTGATCGAAGGCGGCCTTGAGGGTCTCCAGGACTCCGGGGCTCACTTGCAGCAGCTCCTCGCACCACTTGTCGACTTCTTCTTCAAGCCGGTCCAATGGCACGACGCGGTTCACAAGCCCCATTTCCCGTGCCTCGTGGGCAGTGTAGCGCCGACAGAGCATCCACATCTCTCTCGCGCGCTTGGCGCCAATCACGCGGGTCAGATACGGAATGAAGTAGCCGTCAGCGGGGCTGGAGACCCTTGGGCCGTTCTGTCCTAGGATGGCGGTGTCGGCTGCGATCGTGAAGTCGCAGCAATAGGCCAGGTGGTTTGACCCGCCGATGCAGTAGCCCTTCACCATGGCGATGACGGGCTTCCGGCACATGCGCACCAACCTGTTAGGTGTATAGCGCCAGTAGAACTGCTCCCGCAGCCCCCACTGCTCCCACGCCACGTCGCCGCCCGCTCCGAAGTGGTCGCCGACGCCTGTCAGAATGACGCTTCCGATCATCGGGTCGTGGCTGGCGTCGTAGAACGCCCGGAACATTTCATCCAGGGTGTGCATTGTGAAGGCGTTGTAGCGCTGGGGGCGGTTGACGGAGACACGCGCAGCCCCGCCCTCGAACTCCTTGTGGTGTTTCTTCTCGTAGAGGATATCGGCGAAATCCAGGCCAGGCCCGGCGACTTTCTCCCACGTCGTCCATGCCATTTCTCTGTTGCTCACTTTCTTCTAGAGAGTCCCAATGACCCGCTTGGCTTCACGGAGGAGTCTCAGGGCTGTCTTGGCGTCGATCGCCTGGAATCCCGCCGGCAGTTGGCCGTCCAGGCCCAGGAGATTCGACCACCAGGGGCACCCATAGAACGGGACACCCTTTTCCCGGGCTCTGGCGATAAGCCCCTTGGGGTCTAATTGCCTGCTGTCACTTCTGCCCAGCACCGGAAGCCCCAAGGCTTTCCCCCTATCGGCCAGGGCATAACGCACATCCTGACCCGACATCTCGCGTGGCCATGTGAAGCTGCCTCGCGCGGCGGCTGCCAGGGCTTCCTGGGTGAAGAGGACCCCCACGTCCAGACCCTCCTCCTTCGCCTCCAGCGCCGCGAGAAGCGTGCCGACGACGGAACTGGCGAGGGCGTCCCGCAAGATGAAAATGATATCCACCGCATTTTCCTTTCTAGTGGCAGCAAGTGGTGAAAAGGAGGCCCGCTCGCTGCGCAGTAGCCCTTCTGCAGGCGGTGCGTCCGCCTTTGGGCGGGAGGCTACGTTACGCCTTTGCGCCGGATCATGCGTGTCACGTCGAAGCTCATGATCTCTTCGCCGCTCTGGTTCACCACTCTATGGTGGGCAGTGACGATTCCGCGACCCGGGTCCTTCGTCTCACGGCGCTCCTTGACATCCACTTCCACCCAGATGGTGTCGCCCGGGCATGTGGGGCGGCTGATGCGCCAGTTGTCCATCCCCAGAAGA
Coding sequences within it:
- a CDS encoding enoyl-CoA hydratase/isomerase family protein; translation: MSYTMVTFERRDRVAWLTLNRPQAMNSLHPDMVEEMHAALDQVALDQTLRALIISGGGGKAFCAGADLKFIEAALHDLRPFKAYVRRLNEALFRLEALPIPVIAVVRGFALAGGLELLLACDYTLAAETAKIGDQHLNFALLPGAGSSQRLPRRIGLQRALYLITTGARLSGKEAQEWGIVLRAVPEESLDAEVERLLDALRTKSRDALSAVKRAVRNGLEMPLRQGVDYEGEVLLAHMETSQDVRRGLQAFLEKRPVSF
- a CDS encoding enoyl-CoA hydratase-related protein; the encoded protein is MSNREMAWTTWEKVAGPGLDFADILYEKKHHKEFEGGAARVSVNRPQRYNAFTMHTLDEMFRAFYDASHDPMIGSVILTGVGDHFGAGGDVAWEQWGLREQFYWRYTPNRLVRMCRKPVIAMVKGYCIGGSNHLAYCCDFTIAADTAILGQNGPRVSSPADGYFIPYLTRVIGAKRAREMWMLCRRYTAHEAREMGLVNRVVPLDRLEEEVDKWCEELLQVSPGVLETLKAAFDQEMDMFPELGVVSGMMYPDWFDMPEGKEGAMAFLEKRKPRFWAIRKQEAEFHRKLREESGKSPDSPKS